A single genomic interval of Rubripirellula reticaptiva harbors:
- a CDS encoding YiiX/YebB-like N1pC/P60 family cysteine hydrolase: MTSLSASDVSTIVHLADHMREMRLRAQAMKASFETGQRGFFTPTEDDQVVQLWVSYHMARAALLETLHSIRTTAGKASEENAAEFSLAYAAALILIDAARTLRDLYSDDLLVRRKLNESNSMYGIEQGSFDMIQLSLTNPVNAIGVRQADQFYTDHAELFSRLAGEDAKVASVVSLIDRLRDRVSIGPTRYLKARAKELRHDARDRIVTQSFGRAVYAIQEWGSRLVSSFSIKPGHIARLPDHVVSAMSNLLKPGDVFVTRKDAAVTNYFLPGFWPHAAMYVGSDSVVESLKDGVRVRTMDSPLGNDAVALIRPSLETGLIDRAILRAHSHVGKPYDFDFDFTRADRMVCTEVVYRSYEGLGGVKFELKKRAGRQTLSAEDLLELAVADRFFRPIAVYCARHGDMLLTGNAASNVLNQTVAALRNNL; encoded by the coding sequence ATGACTTCATTATCCGCATCCGATGTTTCGACGATTGTCCACTTGGCTGATCACATGCGCGAAATGCGATTGCGGGCCCAAGCGATGAAGGCTTCATTTGAAACTGGACAGCGTGGATTCTTTACGCCAACCGAAGATGATCAGGTCGTGCAATTGTGGGTTTCGTACCACATGGCGCGAGCGGCACTGCTCGAGACATTGCATTCGATTCGCACGACCGCAGGAAAAGCAAGCGAAGAGAACGCCGCCGAATTCTCGCTCGCCTATGCTGCCGCGCTGATCCTGATCGACGCAGCACGAACGCTTCGAGATTTGTATTCCGACGACCTGTTGGTGCGACGGAAACTGAACGAATCAAATTCAATGTATGGAATCGAACAGGGAAGTTTCGACATGATCCAGTTGTCACTGACCAATCCGGTCAATGCGATTGGTGTACGACAAGCCGACCAGTTCTACACAGACCATGCCGAGCTGTTTTCACGATTGGCCGGCGAGGATGCGAAGGTCGCGTCTGTGGTTTCACTGATTGATCGACTACGAGACCGAGTTTCCATTGGGCCCACTCGTTATTTGAAGGCTCGTGCCAAAGAACTTCGCCACGATGCTCGTGATCGAATCGTGACCCAAAGTTTTGGTCGTGCCGTCTATGCGATCCAAGAATGGGGTTCGCGATTGGTCAGCAGCTTTTCTATTAAACCTGGTCACATCGCACGATTGCCGGATCACGTCGTCAGCGCCATGTCGAACTTGTTGAAACCAGGCGACGTATTTGTGACTCGCAAAGATGCAGCGGTCACAAATTATTTCTTGCCGGGATTCTGGCCACATGCCGCGATGTACGTCGGCAGCGATAGCGTCGTCGAATCGTTAAAGGACGGTGTTCGGGTGCGGACTATGGATTCGCCGCTCGGCAACGACGCCGTAGCGCTGATTCGACCCTCGTTGGAAACCGGGCTGATCGATCGAGCGATCCTTCGAGCCCACTCGCACGTTGGTAAACCCTACGATTTTGATTTCGATTTCACTCGTGCCGACCGTATGGTGTGTACAGAAGTCGTCTATCGAAGCTATGAGGGCTTGGGCGGCGTCAAGTTCGAACTTAAGAAACGAGCCGGACGCCAAACGTTGTCTGCCGAAGATTTGCTGGAATTAGCAGTCGCCGATCGGTTCTTTCGTCCAATTGCGGTCTACTGTGCTCGGCATGGCGACATGCTTTTAACCGGAAATGCAGCATCAAATGTCCTGAATCAAACCGTCGCTGCGCTCAGAAACAACTTG
- the uvrA gene encoding excinuclease ABC subunit UvrA: MSAAIEIRGARVHNLQSVDIDIPRDAVTVITGVSGSGKSSLAFDTLYAEGQRQYIDSLSAYARQFLDQIPRPDVDSIDGLAPTLAIDQKAGNSGARSTVATVTEIYDYLRLLFARVGTPHCSNCGSAIAQQSADNIRETLLAMPEKTKLVLMAPMVRGRRGEHREVLETIQKSGLVRARVDGEMYLLEDIPPLAVRKNHSIEAVIDRLVIREGIESRLHDSVDLALRLGEGLMSALVQKPGTDETETIFSTSMACVECGASFEELEPRTFSFNSPYGACPTCDGLGTMGEGENTDMCQSCEGSRLRPEARRVTIGGLSIDRLTAMSLCDAKDWMDQVVQHTSALHAKVADPIVREVTRRLEFLMRVGVTYLTLDRAADSLSGGELQRVRLATSIGSGLVGVCYVLDEPSIGLHPADHNRLIDCIRQLQTQGNTVVIVEHDEATMRHADFLVDIGPGAGKHGGKIISQGTPDEVASDPNSLTGAYLLGTRSVPIPKTRREPKDWLTITDVTTHNLKKVTAEFPLGMLVGISGVSGSGKSSLVNDTLYPALAKKLGLVSVKPGPFKSLRGATKIDKLIPIDQAPIGRSPRSCPATYAGVLDEVRKVFAKTREAKTRGFSTSRFSFNSKEGQCELCKGHGVERISMNFLSDLFVTCTRCGGKRFNRQTLQVRFKGASVADVLEMSIDGAAEFFENVPKIHRQLVSLQDVGLGYVHLGQASTTLSGGEAQRIKLGTELARVSTGKTLYLLDEPTTGLHFSDVERLVGVLQRLVDAGNTVLVIEHNFDLLAACDWIVDLGPEGGDGGGEILAAGTPETVAKTKNNATGKYLAQTLKAGNRK, encoded by the coding sequence TTGTCCGCAGCGATCGAAATTCGTGGCGCTCGCGTCCACAACCTGCAAAGTGTCGATATCGACATTCCTCGAGACGCGGTAACCGTGATCACTGGCGTGTCGGGCAGCGGCAAGAGCTCGCTGGCGTTTGATACGCTTTATGCCGAGGGCCAGCGGCAATACATCGACAGTCTTTCCGCGTATGCACGTCAGTTTTTGGACCAGATCCCGCGTCCCGACGTTGATTCGATCGACGGGCTGGCACCGACGCTTGCGATCGACCAAAAAGCTGGTAATTCCGGCGCTCGCAGCACCGTCGCTACGGTCACCGAGATCTATGACTATCTCCGGCTGCTGTTCGCACGCGTCGGCACGCCACACTGCAGCAACTGTGGCAGTGCGATCGCCCAACAGTCGGCGGACAACATTCGCGAAACGTTATTGGCGATGCCAGAGAAAACGAAACTGGTTTTGATGGCGCCGATGGTGCGCGGCCGCCGCGGTGAACATCGCGAAGTGCTCGAAACGATTCAGAAGTCCGGGCTAGTCCGGGCTCGCGTCGACGGCGAAATGTATCTGCTCGAAGACATTCCACCGTTGGCGGTCCGTAAAAATCACTCGATCGAAGCAGTCATCGATCGGCTGGTCATTCGCGAAGGTATCGAGTCGCGGTTGCATGATTCGGTCGATTTGGCTTTGCGATTGGGCGAAGGCTTGATGTCAGCGTTAGTCCAGAAGCCTGGGACGGACGAGACCGAAACGATTTTTAGCACATCGATGGCCTGTGTCGAATGTGGTGCCAGTTTCGAAGAACTGGAACCGCGGACGTTCAGTTTCAACAGCCCCTACGGCGCCTGCCCAACCTGCGACGGGCTTGGCACCATGGGCGAGGGCGAAAACACTGACATGTGTCAGTCGTGCGAAGGATCAAGGCTGCGTCCGGAAGCCCGCCGAGTCACGATCGGTGGTCTGTCGATCGATCGCCTGACGGCCATGTCGCTTTGCGACGCAAAGGATTGGATGGATCAAGTCGTCCAACACACGTCGGCGCTGCACGCGAAAGTTGCCGATCCGATTGTTCGCGAAGTGACGCGGCGACTTGAGTTTCTGATGCGAGTCGGCGTCACTTATCTGACTCTCGATCGGGCCGCCGATTCGTTAAGCGGTGGTGAATTGCAACGCGTCCGTTTGGCGACCAGTATCGGCAGCGGTTTGGTCGGTGTTTGTTATGTCTTGGACGAGCCATCGATCGGTTTGCATCCTGCCGACCACAATCGATTGATCGACTGCATTCGACAATTGCAAACTCAGGGCAACACAGTCGTCATCGTCGAACACGACGAAGCGACGATGCGGCATGCTGACTTTCTAGTCGACATCGGTCCTGGTGCGGGGAAACACGGCGGAAAAATCATCAGTCAGGGAACACCCGACGAAGTCGCGTCCGATCCCAACAGCCTCACCGGCGCCTACTTGCTGGGCACTCGCTCGGTACCGATTCCGAAGACTCGGCGGGAACCTAAAGACTGGCTAACGATCACGGATGTGACGACTCACAATCTGAAAAAGGTCACTGCCGAGTTTCCTCTGGGAATGTTGGTCGGAATTAGCGGCGTGTCGGGCAGCGGCAAGAGTTCGCTGGTCAACGATACGTTGTATCCGGCACTCGCGAAAAAGTTGGGATTGGTGTCGGTAAAGCCAGGCCCGTTCAAAAGTCTGCGCGGCGCAACCAAGATCGACAAACTAATTCCCATTGATCAAGCACCGATCGGCCGTAGTCCACGTAGTTGCCCGGCCACGTACGCAGGTGTGCTCGACGAGGTGCGAAAGGTGTTCGCCAAGACCCGCGAAGCCAAGACGCGAGGCTTTTCGACCAGTCGGTTTAGTTTCAATTCAAAAGAAGGACAGTGCGAGCTTTGCAAGGGGCATGGCGTCGAGCGAATCTCGATGAACTTCTTGAGCGATCTGTTCGTCACGTGCACGCGATGTGGTGGAAAACGTTTCAATCGACAAACATTGCAAGTGCGTTTCAAAGGTGCCAGCGTGGCGGACGTCTTAGAAATGTCGATTGATGGCGCGGCCGAGTTCTTTGAAAACGTCCCCAAGATTCATCGACAACTCGTGTCACTGCAAGACGTTGGACTCGGTTACGTGCATCTTGGTCAAGCCAGCACGACGCTTAGCGGTGGCGAAGCCCAGCGGATCAAATTGGGGACGGAACTTGCAAGAGTATCGACCGGTAAAACACTCTATTTGCTGGACGAGCCAACCACTGGGCTTCACTTTTCGGACGTCGAGCGATTGGTCGGAGTATTGCAGCGGTTGGTCGACGCGGGCAACACGGTGCTGGTGATTGAGCACAATTTCGATCTGCTGGCCGCTTGCGACTGGATTGTTGATCTGGGGCCCGAGGGTGGCGATGGTGGTGGAGAAATTTTGGCTGCTGGCACGCCTGAAACGGTTGCGAAAACGAAGAATAATGCGACTGGAAAATACTTGGCCCAAACGTTGAAGGCGGGAAACAGGAAGTGA
- a CDS encoding phosphopantothenoylcysteine decarboxylase domain-containing protein yields MITSGPTRQYLDPVRYITNASSGRMGAALAAAVLKLGHEVVIVSGPVAVEYPGAATVIPVLTTDEMLLAATETFKTCDGAIGAAAPCDYMPREIQTQKISKTGKPLTIELVETADVVATLGQSKRDGQWVVGFALETEDRHFRAIVKLERKHCDLMVSNGPAAIDAETNEVELLDSNGIVIEAIHGTKEHVADRLLAQIDDRLIHQSSKPKT; encoded by the coding sequence CTGATTACCTCTGGTCCTACCCGTCAGTACCTTGACCCGGTTCGCTACATCACCAATGCATCGAGCGGCCGGATGGGTGCGGCCCTGGCGGCTGCGGTGCTGAAGCTTGGCCACGAAGTCGTGATCGTTTCGGGACCGGTGGCGGTCGAGTATCCCGGCGCCGCGACCGTCATTCCAGTCCTCACCACCGATGAAATGTTGCTGGCCGCGACGGAAACTTTCAAGACGTGCGACGGCGCAATCGGTGCCGCAGCGCCATGCGACTACATGCCTCGCGAAATTCAAACCCAGAAAATTTCAAAGACGGGCAAGCCGCTAACTATCGAATTGGTCGAGACAGCCGACGTCGTGGCAACTCTCGGCCAAAGCAAACGTGATGGCCAGTGGGTCGTTGGTTTCGCACTCGAAACCGAAGACCGACACTTTCGCGCGATCGTCAAATTGGAACGCAAGCACTGTGACCTGATGGTCAGCAATGGCCCCGCCGCGATTGACGCGGAAACGAACGAGGTCGAATTGCTTGACTCGAATGGGATCGTGATCGAGGCGATTCATGGAACCAAAGAACACGTCGCCGACCGACTACTCGCGCAAATCGACGATCGCTTAATTCATCAATCTTCAAAACCTAAAACCTAA
- a CDS encoding tellurite resistance TerB family protein encodes MSIEEIKHRRQQLRNLVVMAFADGQLGEREVHLVADRCAELGLDEYDLQKAVEFGLGDDAALELPQSTAAREELLCDMIRMMAADGHLDESEKRLFALAAAKMSISTTDVQRLIDQTLRS; translated from the coding sequence ATGAGCATCGAAGAAATCAAACACCGCCGACAGCAGCTTCGGAACTTGGTTGTGATGGCGTTTGCCGACGGCCAGTTGGGTGAACGCGAAGTCCACTTGGTGGCAGACCGTTGTGCTGAACTTGGCCTGGATGAGTACGACCTGCAGAAGGCCGTCGAGTTCGGTTTAGGCGACGACGCGGCTCTCGAGCTGCCCCAGTCCACGGCTGCCCGAGAAGAACTTCTTTGCGACATGATTCGAATGATGGCTGCCGACGGCCACTTGGATGAAAGCGAAAAGCGATTGTTCGCTTTGGCGGCTGCAAAAATGTCGATTTCGACAACAGATGTCCAACGGTTGATCGACCAAACGCTTAGGTCGTGA
- a CDS encoding NAD(P)/FAD-dependent oxidoreductase, whose product MDERNEFESKGMAAMNEIDVAVIGSGFSGSILARVLASKGMTVAMIDPQMHPRFAIGESSTPIADAILRRLGTRYGLKDLISLSTWGSWQWDHADLDCGRKRGFSYFAHPKGQPFSESHIGERSLLAAASPEDDVADTHWFRADVDHYLCQQATTEGVALAAGFSVASIESSGDQWVLQLSGPDDSPKQLTMRARWVIDASGQSAALARLLGARDMADRLQTQTHSTFTHFHGVPSWQETLQASGIDGSEPFNCDDAAQHHLLGNGWMWMLRFVSGITSVGYTTTVGRPLEWSGYPSIEAMMKPAWLVRPGVGWQQTDRLQRWFDPICAERAIMLPTAALTMDPLHSTGIAHALAGVERVAGIILDDHSANDYATSFHRETMLLDRLVSTAYDVMDDFPRFTAACMLYFAGAIACEERLQKGETPTALWNADDPLFVAATDNACAMIADRSNDKYETQVRETIAPWNTAGLMDPAVNNRYAYTATK is encoded by the coding sequence ATGGATGAACGAAATGAATTTGAATCAAAGGGCATGGCGGCTATGAACGAAATCGATGTCGCCGTCATCGGTTCCGGGTTTTCGGGATCGATACTTGCTCGGGTGTTGGCATCAAAAGGGATGACGGTCGCGATGATCGATCCTCAGATGCATCCACGCTTTGCGATCGGTGAATCTTCGACGCCGATCGCGGATGCGATACTGCGGAGGCTGGGGACGCGATACGGACTGAAGGACTTGATTTCGTTGTCGACCTGGGGAAGTTGGCAGTGGGATCATGCTGATTTGGATTGCGGTCGCAAACGAGGCTTCAGTTATTTTGCTCATCCAAAAGGTCAACCGTTTTCGGAATCGCATATTGGCGAGCGAAGTTTATTGGCCGCTGCCAGTCCTGAGGACGATGTGGCGGATACCCATTGGTTTCGCGCCGATGTGGATCACTACCTTTGTCAGCAAGCGACCACAGAAGGCGTCGCCTTGGCAGCTGGTTTTTCAGTGGCATCGATTGAAAGCTCCGGCGACCAGTGGGTGTTGCAATTGTCAGGGCCCGATGACAGTCCTAAGCAATTGACGATGCGGGCACGATGGGTGATTGATGCGTCAGGGCAATCTGCTGCGCTGGCAAGATTGTTGGGTGCCCGCGATATGGCGGATCGTTTGCAAACTCAAACGCACAGTACCTTCACGCACTTTCATGGTGTGCCTAGCTGGCAAGAAACTCTGCAAGCCAGTGGGATCGACGGTTCCGAGCCGTTCAATTGCGATGATGCCGCCCAGCATCATTTATTAGGCAATGGCTGGATGTGGATGCTGCGATTTGTCAGCGGAATAACAAGCGTTGGTTACACGACAACCGTAGGGCGACCTCTCGAATGGTCGGGATACCCGTCGATCGAAGCGATGATGAAACCTGCGTGGTTGGTTCGTCCCGGAGTTGGATGGCAGCAAACTGATCGACTGCAGCGATGGTTTGATCCCATTTGCGCCGAGCGTGCGATCATGTTGCCGACCGCGGCGCTAACGATGGATCCGCTGCATAGCACAGGAATCGCTCATGCGCTTGCCGGTGTGGAACGGGTGGCGGGCATCATCTTAGATGATCACTCGGCGAACGATTACGCCACCAGTTTTCATCGCGAAACGATGTTGCTGGACCGATTGGTTAGTACTGCCTACGACGTGATGGATGACTTTCCGCGATTCACCGCAGCATGCATGTTGTATTTTGCCGGTGCCATTGCCTGCGAAGAACGGTTGCAAAAAGGCGAGACACCGACGGCATTGTGGAACGCCGACGATCCGCTGTTTGTCGCGGCAACGGACAATGCGTGTGCAATGATCGCCGATCGCTCGAACGACAAATATGAAACGCAAGTTCGTGAAACCATTGCGCCGTGGAACACGGCTGGCTTGATGGATCCCGCAGTCAACAACCGTTATGCGTATACGGCGACCAAGTAG
- a CDS encoding radical SAM protein yields MVRNPSLSPDKPYLVVREREPDGDGGLANVLTVFLTASECPIGCSMCDLWKNTLKTPTPSGAIVRQLDSAIGDSKPAGWIKLYNSGNFFDRRSIPPTDYSSIAKRVAGYERVIVENHPKIGRRRLMEFRDLIDASLEVAVGLETVQPRWLGRLGKQMSRGDFDAYANWLAKERVDLRVFLIVGVPGIGQHEAIRWARLSVRHAIHAGARHVSLIPAREGYGWNGQSGELPALAPSMLANLLSESVADAKGRACVTMDLWDQDPDCDEVVWMNEMNLNQRAWRL; encoded by the coding sequence ATGGTTCGCAACCCTTCGCTGTCGCCCGATAAGCCGTACTTGGTGGTCCGCGAGCGCGAGCCCGATGGGGATGGTGGTCTGGCCAATGTCTTGACGGTGTTCTTGACGGCGTCGGAGTGTCCGATCGGATGCTCGATGTGCGACCTGTGGAAGAACACATTGAAAACACCAACGCCCTCCGGTGCAATCGTTCGTCAGCTTGATTCGGCGATCGGTGATTCGAAACCCGCTGGATGGATCAAGCTGTACAACAGCGGCAACTTTTTTGATCGACGCAGTATTCCTCCGACTGATTATTCGTCGATTGCCAAGCGTGTTGCCGGTTATGAACGTGTGATTGTCGAGAATCATCCCAAGATTGGGCGTCGCCGGCTAATGGAGTTTCGCGACTTAATCGACGCATCCTTGGAGGTCGCCGTTGGATTGGAAACCGTCCAACCGCGGTGGCTCGGTCGGCTGGGCAAACAGATGTCGCGCGGTGACTTTGATGCTTACGCGAATTGGCTTGCCAAGGAACGAGTTGACTTACGTGTGTTTTTAATCGTGGGCGTGCCTGGGATCGGCCAGCATGAGGCGATTCGCTGGGCAAGGTTATCAGTGCGACATGCCATTCACGCCGGAGCACGGCACGTCAGCTTGATTCCTGCGCGAGAGGGATACGGTTGGAACGGTCAGTCGGGCGAATTACCAGCGCTCGCCCCGTCAATGCTGGCGAACCTTTTGAGCGAATCGGTCGCAGATGCCAAAGGTCGTGCTTGTGTCACGATGGATCTTTGGGATCAGGATCCCGATTGCGATGAAGTTGTATGGATGAACGAAATGAATTTGAATCAAAGGGCATGGCGGCTATGA
- a CDS encoding dihydroorotate dehydrogenase — MDLSVSLGRLQLKNPIMVASGTFGYAREMEGIVDVPRLGAVLPKTITAEPRIGNAPWRTVETTAGLLNAIGLDNDGVDTFIEHHLPYLTSLGTSIVVSVAGRTEDDFVQLARRVGEYKGVAAIELNLSCPNVSGGIDFGTNAESCRSVVAAARKATQVPILAKLTPNVTRIADIARGAADGGADAVCLINTVLGMAVDWRKRKTMLGNGMGGLSGPAIKPIALRCVHQVASAVDIPIIGIGGIATIDDVMQFLVTGASAVQIGTANYYDPTVSTRLIDELPAALAEIGAASVGECVRTLGK, encoded by the coding sequence GTGGACCTATCTGTTTCGCTCGGCCGCTTGCAACTGAAAAATCCGATCATGGTGGCGTCAGGGACGTTCGGATATGCGCGTGAAATGGAGGGCATCGTCGACGTGCCTCGGCTTGGCGCGGTGTTGCCCAAAACGATCACCGCCGAACCGCGGATCGGTAACGCCCCGTGGCGTACGGTCGAAACAACCGCCGGGCTCTTGAATGCAATCGGGCTTGATAATGACGGCGTTGATACATTCATTGAACATCACTTGCCGTATTTGACTTCGCTGGGCACGTCGATCGTGGTTAGCGTTGCCGGTCGCACGGAAGACGATTTTGTTCAGTTGGCTCGGCGCGTTGGCGAGTATAAGGGCGTAGCGGCGATCGAATTGAATCTGTCGTGTCCGAACGTCAGCGGAGGAATTGACTTTGGCACCAACGCCGAATCATGTCGCAGCGTCGTCGCGGCTGCTCGCAAGGCAACTCAAGTCCCGATCTTGGCCAAGTTGACGCCGAACGTCACTCGCATTGCCGACATCGCTAGAGGTGCTGCCGACGGTGGCGCCGACGCGGTTTGCTTGATCAACACGGTTCTTGGGATGGCCGTCGATTGGCGAAAAAGAAAGACAATGCTGGGCAACGGCATGGGCGGTTTGAGTGGTCCGGCGATCAAGCCGATCGCGCTTCGCTGTGTGCATCAAGTCGCCTCGGCAGTCGACATTCCGATCATCGGCATCGGAGGCATCGCAACGATCGATGATGTGATGCAGTTCTTGGTGACGGGCGCCAGTGCGGTTCAGATTGGAACGGCAAATTACTATGACCCGACGGTTTCGACACGGTTGATCGACGAATTGCCCGCCGCGCTGGCCGAGATCGGCGCTGCCAGCGTCGGCGAGTGCGTCCGAACGCTGGGCAAGTAG